The Avibacterium sp. 20-132 genome segment GGGTGGCACATTCTATTGGCAAAGCGCAAAGTCGCGGTTTGACGATTTCTACCTTCCATACCCTTGGCTTTGAGATTGTAAAGCGAGAATATAAGCATTTAGGGCTAAAATCTTCGATCACTTTATTTGATGATTCGGATCAAATGGCGTTATTAAAGGAATTAACCCAAGATCTTCTACAACAAGATAAAGATTTATTGAAAGCGTTGATTACGTGTATTGCCCGTTGGAAAAATGATCTTATTTTGCCTGCACAAGCCCTTGCAATGGCAGGGGATCCCCAAGAACAAACATTCGCCCAATGCTATCAACGCTATGCCACTCAGTTGCGTGCTTATAATGCCTTAGATTTTGATGATTTAATTATGCAGCCTACTTTGCTGTTACGTGAAAATGCAGAAGTGCGGTCAAAATGGCAGGCAAAAATTCGCTATTTGCTGGTAGATGAATATCAGGATACTAATACGAGCCAGTATGAATTAATCAAATTGTTGGTGGGGGAGGCTGCGAGATTTACCGTAGTAGGCGATGACGATCAATCTATTTATTCTTGGCGTGGTGCAAAACCGCAAAATATGGCTCGCCTAAAAAATGATTTCCCACAGTTAGAAGTGATTAAACTTGAGCAAAATTATCGTTCTACAGGGCGAATTTTGCATTGTGCTAATATTTTGATTGCCAACAACGATCACGTTTTTGATAAAAAATTATTTTCTACCTTGGGTGAAGGGGAAAAATTACAAGTGATCGAGGCTAAAAATGAGGAAAATGAAGCAGAACGGGTGGTAGGAGAGCTGATTACACACCGTTTTATGCGTAAAACCCAATACCGTGATTATGCCATTTTGTATCGGGGAAATCATCAATCCCGTTTATTTGAAAAGGTACTTATGCAAAATCGTATTCCTTACAAGATTTCTGGCGGTACGTCTTTTTTCTCAAGGGCTGAAATTAAAGATATGATGGCATATTTGCGCGTTTTGGTGAACCAAGATGATGATGCCGCATTGCTACGTATTATCAATACGCCAAAGCGAGAAATTGGTACGGCAACCCTTGAAAAATTGGGATCATTGGCATCAGCAAAACATATCAGTTTATTTGAAGCCATTTTTGATTTTGAATTAATTCAACGCGTTACGCCAAAAGCTTATGATGCGTTGCAAAATTTTGCGCGTTGGATTGTTGAGCTTAATGATGAAATTTTACGCGCTGAACCAGAAGATGCCATTCGCCGAATGTTAAGCCAATTGCATTATGAAGAATATCTTTACGAAACGGCCACTTCACCAAGAATGGCAGAAGTACAAAGTAAAAATGTGGCGACCTTATTCCAATGGGTAGCAGAAATGCTCAAAGGCGATGAATTTAATGAGCCAATGACGCTCAATCAAGTGGTCGCCCGCCTAACCTTGCGTGATATGTTAGAGCGTGGAGAAGAAGATGATGAAAGTGATCAAGTGCAATTGATGACATTACACGCCTCAAAAGGGCTGGAATTTCCTCACGTTTTTTTAGTGGGAATGGAAGAAAATATCCTGCCACACCAAACCAGCATTGATGAAGACAATGTGGAAGAAGAACGACGCTTAGCCTATGTAGGGATTACACGCGCGCAACAAACACTGACCTTTTCCTTATGCAAAGAGCGGCGACAATTTGGCGAAGTTTTTAAACCGATGCCAAGCCGCTTTTTAGATGAGTTGCCGCCAGATGATGTGCAATGGGAAAAAGACAAACCAGTAATGACAACAGAAGAAAAGCAGAACCAAACAAAGAAAAACCTTGCGAATCTACGCGCGATTTTGAAAGGCTAGTTGATATTTATTCCTTGTTGTAGATAAATCATTCAAACAAATAATTATTTGCAAAAAATCGTTTGACTTATGCTGAGGCAATCCGTATTATACCGCCCACAAACCGATTGCGGTGAGATGGCCGAGAGGCTGAAGGCGCACCCCTGCTAAGGGTGTATAGGGGAAACTCTATCGAGGGTTCGAATCCCTCTCTCACCGCCATTTACTCAGGGCACCCGTAGCTCAGCTGGATAGAGTACTCGGCTACGAACCGAGCGGTCAGAGGTTCGAATCCTCTCGGGTGCGCCATTTTGTTGAGCTCTACAGCAAAATTAAAATGATTAAATGATTGGTTAGTATAACTCAAATACGCACCCGTAGCTCAGCTGGATAGAGTACTCGGCTACGAACCGAGCGGTCAAAGGTTCGAATCCTTTCGGGTGCGCCATCTTATCTAATACCTTTTTTATTTACTTCTCTTAATATATTTTCATACTGTCTTAGTTAGAATTTGTGGTTGGCTTAATGAAAGCGAATAAATATTTGCGATAAAATGCGTTTGTTCACTGTCAGGAATTGAGATAGGTAGTAATGCAAGCAATTCTGAATGGCGTTGAAAAATCTGTGGAAAAACAACCGCACTTTGTATTTCAGCCAAAATATCCGCTGCGAGTGGGGTTGCAGTATAACCCCGTTTTATTCGCCCTAATGCCATTGCAATATGATTGAATAGCATTAAAACCTGTGGGCTTTCGACATCAACGTGCCATTGCTTGAGCAAATGATCGCGGATATGTAGCATCCATTGCACGATTTCTTCATCGATCAACTTTCGTTGTAATAAAAAAGTTAATTGTTGTTGCAGCCTCATTGCCACCTCGAAATCATTTTTCGGTTAGAAAGTGCGGTAGTTTTTTGTGATAAATTCTGTTTAAGCCTAACTTTACCGAAATCTCTTCAAATAAAACAGTGCAGAGATCACAAATTTGTAGCAAAATACGAAAAATTTTAAAAAAGGGAGTGATTAATGAGAGATTTAGCGTTTTTGGCTGATTATGATGGGCTCATTTTTGATATGGATGGTACCGTCATCGACACAATGCCGAGTCATAAAAAAGCGTGGGATAAAGTGGGGGAAACCTTGGGTTATCCTTTGAATGGGCAGATGATTTATGACCTTGGTGGCGCGCCCGTAAAAGTGATTGCTGAAAAAATGATGAAAGAAGCGGCAATGCCAATGGCGTTGTTTGACGAAGTGATTCAATTGAAACGCCAATATGGCATTGAATTAATTATGCAACATTCCACCTTATTACCCGCTGCACAGGTGGTGAAAAAATTTGCTGGACAAAAACCATTAGCGTTGGGAACGGGATCGCACCGTAATGTAACTAATTTATTGCTTGATAAATTTGATTTACATTCTTATTTTGATGCGGTGGTTACCGCAGAAGATGTAGTTAATCACAAACCTGAACCCGATACATTTTTACGCTGCGCAGAATTGATCAAGGTTAATCCACAACGTTGTGTGGTATTTGAAGATGCAGATCTTGGCGTGCAAGCTGGGTTGGCTGCGGGAATGGACGTTTTTGATGTGCGTATCAATCAATTGATTAAGGGTAATTAAATGTTATCTGATAAACAAAAAATGCTTGCAGGCTTAGCGCATAAACCCAATGATCCTGAATTAGCACAACTTCGTCTTGAAAATAAAAAGCGACTTTTTCAATACAATACACAAATTTGCCCTTCGGAAACAGAAAAAAGAGCGGTGTTAATTCAGCAGATTTTAGGGAAATGTAAAAATGAACCTCATATTAATGCCCCGTTTTTTTGTGATTATGGCTGCTTTATTGAAGTTGGAGCGAATTTTTTTGCTAATTATAATTGTACAATGCTTGATAATGGAGGGATCACCATTGGGGATAATGTGATGCTAGCACCAAATGTGAGCCTTTATACGGTAGGGCATCCTCTTGATGCGGCGTTACGCAATCAAGATTGGGAACACGCACTGCCGATTTCTATTGGCAATAATGTATGGGTGGGGGGCAATGCCATTATCTTAGGCGGAGTAACGATTGGCGATAACGTGGTGATTGGCGCAGGAGCAGTAGTGAACAAAGATATTCCCGCCAATAGCCTTGTGGTAGGCAATCCAGCCAAAGTGATACGCCAAATTACAGAGCAAGATAGGCTCAATTACATTCACAAATATATGGCAGGCTATGCTTGATTGGCTGAGAGAGGGGCTATTGGGATCACAAAATAGCCTGTGGATAATGTTTAGTAGTGCCTTTCTTAGCGCCACCGTGCTACCCGGCAATTCTGAAATTATTTTCCTTTTTTTGACCGCACCTTTTATTGGGACGATTTTTTCCATTGATCTTGTTGAATTGCTTATTGCTGCCGTGCTTGGCAACACATTAGGTGGTATGACCACGTATATGATTGGACGCGGGCTTCCAAAACTAGAACAAAAAAATCGACAACAACGCTGGGCATTAAATAAAATTCAGCGCTATGGCATTTGGACATTATTATTAAGCTGGTTACCCATTGTGGGCGACGCATTTTGTGCGATGGCAGGTTGGTTGCAGTTTAACTGGTTGAAATCCTTATTATTTATAATGATTGGAAAATTATTTCGCTATATGTTGTTATTGCTCATTAGCCATATTTAAGTAAAAAAAAGCCACCTTGAAAGGTGGCAAATAACCTAAGGAACCAATTTTTATTAAACAACTGCAAGTTGCTATTTTTTGTGGAAGGCTATAATAACATAACTTGAAGAAAATTTACAAAAAATTACAAAAATAAATTTGGGTTGTTCGCTTTTTGTACTTTGCTTATACTAGCTTGACGTGTATAACTCGGTTATTGCAGAAATTAGGCAAGAAAAAGCCACTCACAAAGAGTGGCAAAAATAACTTAAGGAATCAAATTTATTAAAACAACTGCAAGTTGCTATACTGTCAGACCGAATAATAACAGAAAAGTTCAGAGAATATTGAATTTTTTTTACAAAAATTTACATTTTAATTCAAGAAAAGGAAACCTTATGCCATTACTCGATAGTTTTAAAGTTGATCATACAAAAATGAATGCCCCTGCGGTACGTGTTGCAAAAACAATGCGAACCCCAAAGGGCGATGACATTACGATTTTTGATTTACGTTTTTGTCTTCCAAATAAAGAGATTTTACCCCCTAAAGGTATTCATACCTTAGAACATCTTTTTGCTGGCTTTATGCGTGATCACTTGAACAGTGAAAATGTCGAAATTATTGATATTTCGCCAATGGGTTGCCGTACGGGATTTTATATGTCATTGATCGGCACGCCAAACGAGCAGCAAGTGGCGCAGGCTTGGCTTGCTTCTATGAATGATATTTTGCAAGTGCAAGATCAAAAAAATATTCCTGAATTAAACGAATATCAATGTGGTACTTACACTGAACATTCTTTGCCAGAAGCCCATCAAATTGCACAACATATCCTTGAACGTGGTGTCGGGGTAAATAAAAATGAAGATTTATTATTAGATGAACGTCTTTTAACACAATAATCGTTAATTAAAGAAGGAAAATGCAATGGCAACATTAGGTACGGCACTCACTGCAAATGCAACGAAAGTGATGATGTTAGGATCAGGTGAATTAGGCAAAGAAGTGGTGATTGAGTTACAACGTTTGGGCGTTGAAGTGATTGCCGTTGATCGTTATGAAAATGCACCTGCTCAACAAGTAGCTCATCGTGCTTATACCATTTCAATGCTTGATGGTGAAGCATTGAAAGCGTTAGTGGAAAAAGAACAGCCAGATTATATTGTGCCTGAGGTAGAGGCGATTGCGACGGAAACCTTGATGGAATTAGAGCAAGCTGGGTTTAATGTTGTCCCTACGGCGAAAGCCACTCGCTTAACGATGAACCGTGAAGGCATTCGCCGTTTAGCCGCCGAAGAATTAGGCTTGCCAACATCGCCTTATCAGTTTGTTGATAATTTTGCGGATTTCCAACGGGCAGTGGAAAAAATTGGTGTGCCTTGTGTGGTAAAACCGATTATGTCTTCTTCTGGACACGGACAAAGTATCGTGAAATCCCTTGAACAGTTGCAAGCTGCGTGGGATTATGCCCAGCAAGGCGGACGCGCTGGGGCAGGACGTGTGATTGTTGAAGGGTTCGTAAAATTTGATTATGAAATTACCTTGCTTACGGTTCGTCATATCGGTGGCACGGCGTTCCTTGCCCCTATTGGGCATCGTCAAGAAGAGGGCGATTATCGTGAATCTTGGCAACCTCAAGCAATGTCTGAAGTAGCATTAGCGAAAGCCCAGCAAATTGCAGAAAAAATCACGGCTGCACTAGGTGGGCGAGGCATTTTTGGTGTAGAAATGTTTGTATCGGGCGATGATGTTATTTTCAACGAAGTGTCGCCTCGTCCACACGATACAGGAATGGTTACCCTTATCTCGCAGGAATTATCAGAATTTGCTTTGCACGCTCGTGCAATTTTAGGGCTTCCAATTCCACAAATAAATTTAATTAGCCCAGCTGCCTCAAAAGCCATTGTGGTAGAGGGGTATTCGCAAAATGTACAGTTTGCGGGATTAGAAAATGTGCTAGTTGAACCTAATACCGATCTTCGTTTATTTGCTAAAGGTGAAGTGCAAGGGCATCGCAGAATGGGGGTATTACTCGCTCGTGATGAGAATGTCGAGAAAGCGTTGCAAAAAGTACAACGTGCTTACGATAAACTGGAAATTATTTTATAACAAGTAGGCGAACAACGTTCGCCTCGTTTATATTCAGTCATCGTTTCGATAAAGTGCGGTAGAAAATTGACTTGGATTTTTGTTTATAGATAGACAGTGCAGAATATAGAATGCCGTTTTAAGGTGAATTAACTTGTTTTCGCATCTCGCGGAGATATCTTATTCTGAACTTAAATCAGGCGATGAGCGATTTCCTTATTTAAGTACTGAATCCCACAACACAGATATAGCTTAAAATAGCGTAAAAAATCACCGCACTTAATAACAGCAAGCCTTTGGCTTTTGGTGCATTGCGTTGATGAATCAGGTAAAGTATTCTTGCACTAATGCCTAAAATGAGCGGGTAAACCCAGAAAAAAATGGACATCAACGTGATTTGTAAATCGCTCAAACTTGGGTTTTTCAATAAATTTGGCGAGATAAGTAGCGCCAAAGGCCATAACAAAATGGGCAGGCAGAAAATGGCAAGCGCCCAAGTGAAAGGGCTAAAGCCAGTAGGCATTTTTTGTTTATTCATATTCAGCAATCATTTATTCAATATTTTGGGAGAAAGGAATATAACAAATGCAACGTTTATTTGGTAGTGAAATCAGCAATTTTGCCTTTTACTTTCGTGATTATATTGCGCAGAAATATCAAGTGCCACTTGAAGTGAAAGAAGAGCAAACAGAATATGGCATTATGCTTGCTGTATATGTGGCGGAGGATTGCCCACAATTAAGCCAAATAGCGCAAGAGCGTGATGAATTTCTTCGCCATCCTTTTGCTGAGAAATATCAACAAGCCAGTTGGGAAACGGGCAAACTTGAACAAGATAACGAAAATAAAGTGCGGTGGAAATTACCTTCATTTTCACAATGGAAACAACAAAAATTCACCGTTTTTTTAACCGCACTGTGTTTGTGCGTTTACCTTTTTCAGTTGCTCGGTTTTAATCAGCCAATTCTATTGGCAACACATTATCCTGACAGCTATGCGGAACAAGCAGAACTTTGGCGCTATTTTACGCATAGCCTTGTGCATCTTTCCCTTTGGCATATCACCTTTAATTTAGTGTGGTGGTGGATTTTTGCAGGGCAAATTGAGCAGAAATTTGGCACAACAACCCTTGTTCTATTGTATTTGCTTTCCGCCTTTATCAGTGGCTTTGCACAAAATATCGCCTCGGGGCCCGCATTTTTTGGCTTATCTGGTGTCGTGTATGCGGTGTTGGGTTATGTTCTTGTATTAGATAAATTTAGTCGCCAGTCGCTCTTTCATTTACCGCAAGGCTTTTTTACTATGCTCCTTGTTGGTATTGCCTTTGGTTTTGTTAGCCCATTGATTGGGATTTCGATGGGAAATAGCGCACATATTAGTGGTTTTCTTACAGGCATTATACTGGCTGGGCTAAAAATCTTGCTTAGTTATCCCAAAAGTCGCATTAAAAAATAAACACAACATAAGTTAGGAATAAGAAATGAAACAATCTCTTCGCCATAAAAAAATCATTTCCTTAGTGAAACAAAATGGCTATCTTAGCACAGAAGATCTGGTCAATTTATTAGGTGTCAGTCCACAAACCATTCGGCGTGATTTAAATGAGCTTGCGGAAAATAATTTAATTAGCCGTCATCACGGAGGCGCAGCTTCGCCATCCACCTCTGAAAATTCGGATTATGTAGAACGGAAACATTTTTTCTCAGCAGAAAAAAGACGAATTGCGGCTGAAGTTGCAAAGATTATTCCAAATGGTGCTTCTTTATTTATGGATATTGGTACGACACCAGAAGCAGTAGCAAATGCGTTGTTAAATCATAAGAATTTACGCATTGTAACCAATAACCTCAATGCCGCTTATATTTTGATGCAGAATAAAAGTTTTAATATTACGATGGCAGGCGGTTCATTACGCCAAGATGGCGGGATTATTGGTGAAGCGACAGTGGCTTTTATTAAACAATTTCGCTTAGATTTTGGTATTTTAGGCATTAGTGCCATTGATGCTGATGGTACCTTGCTAGATTATGATTACCACGAAGTTCAAGTGAAGCGAGCCATTATTGAAAGTTCGCGTAATACCATTCTTGCTACGGATCATTCTAAATTTAATCGCCGTGCAATGGTTTGTCTTGGATCGTTATCAGAGTTGAGCCATTTATTTACCGATACTCCACCGTCTGACACGATCAGCCAATTACTTGAAGCGAGTAATACCGTGGTACATATTTGTGAATAATGTTCATTATTTCATCTGATTAACATAAGGCGATGAGACAAAACAGGAAAAAATAACACCGCACTTGTGAAATAAAAGGGAGAGGAAATCCTATCCCTTTTTATCTTTAAGCGAGCGCTTTGGCAAGTAAGGTTACGGGGTGTAAGCAAGTAAGGCGAGTGGACATATCAATTTGCCATTTGCAGGTTTCACACTCAGAAATAACAAAATCAAATTGCCCTTCTTCAATATGCTCAAATAAGCTTTTACCAATCGCTTGAGAAACCTCATAGTTTTCGGCTTTAAAGCCGTAAGTGCCAGCAATACCACAGCATTGACTTGGTAGCATCACCACCTCTAAATCAGGGATAAGTTTAAGTAACGCGAGGGTATAAGGCGCCCAGCCTGCTTTATCCACGTGGCAAGCTGTGTGATAAGCCACTTTTAACGGCATTGATTTAAATTGCGGTGATTTTTGGCGTTGCAAGCGTTGATATAAATATTTAGTCACAATATTTATATGCGGACGCACTTTGGCATTATCCATAGCTAAAATATGATGGTATTCATCACGCAGATTCATTGTACAGCTAGAAGATGTGCCAACCACATCAAGTTCTTGATTAATAATGGTATTTTCAAGTTGAGCAAGATTAAATTTCGCTAATTCTTTTGCCCGTTTAGGAAAACCATTCACACTTAATGGCAAGCCACAGCATTTTTCTTTTTCCAACAACATCACACCAATGTCTAACGCATTGAAAACCTTGATTAAATCCTTTCCAAGTTGAGGATTATTATAGTTTACATAACAACCGTGATAATAGGCGACTTTATCTTTATAGTAACGCTGACGTTCAAGGGCGTTATTTTTATACCATTGACGGAATGAACCAAAAGAATATTTCGGCAAACTGCGGTGTTTACTGACTTTTAATGTTTTTTCTAACAGAAATTTTGTCGCCTTTAACCCTGTAATGGTGTTCACCACAGGGGCAAATGGCGTGTTGAGCTTACCCATAATATCCGTATTACTTAACACCGCATCGCGTAATTTATGAATAAGCGATTTTTTTTGCGCTTGCAGGTGATTATTCCTCGCTCGTACGATTAAATCACCGATTTTAACATCTGAAGGGCAAGCCACTTCACAACGTTTGCAGTTGGTGCAATATTTGAGTGCTTCATCGTAAAATGCAGCACTTTTTAAGCGAAAGCGTTCTCCATCTGGGCCTGCTTGTTTTGGACCGGGATAGAGCGGATTTTGTTTTGATACAGGGCAAACTGCCGTACAAGCAGTACATTTTATACAGCTCTCAAAACTGTTATCTACATATTGATGAGAGGGCGGTAATGCGGCATTTTGTTTTGCATTTTCGATTAATTGTTGAATGTTCATTATTTACCCCCTGCCAGAATCTGTTCTGCCACA includes the following:
- the rep gene encoding DNA helicase Rep, which produces MKLNVQQQQAVHYVSGPCLVLAGAGSGKTRVIINKIAYLIANCGYSAKQIAAVTFTNKAAREMKERVAHSIGKAQSRGLTISTFHTLGFEIVKREYKHLGLKSSITLFDDSDQMALLKELTQDLLQQDKDLLKALITCIARWKNDLILPAQALAMAGDPQEQTFAQCYQRYATQLRAYNALDFDDLIMQPTLLLRENAEVRSKWQAKIRYLLVDEYQDTNTSQYELIKLLVGEAARFTVVGDDDQSIYSWRGAKPQNMARLKNDFPQLEVIKLEQNYRSTGRILHCANILIANNDHVFDKKLFSTLGEGEKLQVIEAKNEENEAERVVGELITHRFMRKTQYRDYAILYRGNHQSRLFEKVLMQNRIPYKISGGTSFFSRAEIKDMMAYLRVLVNQDDDAALLRIINTPKREIGTATLEKLGSLASAKHISLFEAIFDFELIQRVTPKAYDALQNFARWIVELNDEILRAEPEDAIRRMLSQLHYEEYLYETATSPRMAEVQSKNVATLFQWVAEMLKGDEFNEPMTLNQVVARLTLRDMLERGEEDDESDQVQLMTLHASKGLEFPHVFLVGMEENILPHQTSIDEDNVEEERRLAYVGITRAQQTLTFSLCKERRQFGEVFKPMPSRFLDELPPDDVQWEKDKPVMTTEEKQNQTKKNLANLRAILKG
- a CDS encoding beta-phosphoglucomutase family hydrolase, with amino-acid sequence MRDLAFLADYDGLIFDMDGTVIDTMPSHKKAWDKVGETLGYPLNGQMIYDLGGAPVKVIAEKMMKEAAMPMALFDEVIQLKRQYGIELIMQHSTLLPAAQVVKKFAGQKPLALGTGSHRNVTNLLLDKFDLHSYFDAVVTAEDVVNHKPEPDTFLRCAELIKVNPQRCVVFEDADLGVQAGLAAGMDVFDVRINQLIKGN
- a CDS encoding sugar O-acetyltransferase, which gives rise to MLSDKQKMLAGLAHKPNDPELAQLRLENKKRLFQYNTQICPSETEKRAVLIQQILGKCKNEPHINAPFFCDYGCFIEVGANFFANYNCTMLDNGGITIGDNVMLAPNVSLYTVGHPLDAALRNQDWEHALPISIGNNVWVGGNAIILGGVTIGDNVVIGAGAVVNKDIPANSLVVGNPAKVIRQITEQDRLNYIHKYMAGYA
- a CDS encoding YqaA family protein, with translation MLDWLREGLLGSQNSLWIMFSSAFLSATVLPGNSEIIFLFLTAPFIGTIFSIDLVELLIAAVLGNTLGGMTTYMIGRGLPKLEQKNRQQRWALNKIQRYGIWTLLLSWLPIVGDAFCAMAGWLQFNWLKSLLFIMIGKLFRYMLLLLISHI
- the luxS gene encoding S-ribosylhomocysteine lyase — protein: MPLLDSFKVDHTKMNAPAVRVAKTMRTPKGDDITIFDLRFCLPNKEILPPKGIHTLEHLFAGFMRDHLNSENVEIIDISPMGCRTGFYMSLIGTPNEQQVAQAWLASMNDILQVQDQKNIPELNEYQCGTYTEHSLPEAHQIAQHILERGVGVNKNEDLLLDERLLTQ
- the purT gene encoding formate-dependent phosphoribosylglycinamide formyltransferase, encoding MATLGTALTANATKVMMLGSGELGKEVVIELQRLGVEVIAVDRYENAPAQQVAHRAYTISMLDGEALKALVEKEQPDYIVPEVEAIATETLMELEQAGFNVVPTAKATRLTMNREGIRRLAAEELGLPTSPYQFVDNFADFQRAVEKIGVPCVVKPIMSSSGHGQSIVKSLEQLQAAWDYAQQGGRAGAGRVIVEGFVKFDYEITLLTVRHIGGTAFLAPIGHRQEEGDYRESWQPQAMSEVALAKAQQIAEKITAALGGRGIFGVEMFVSGDDVIFNEVSPRPHDTGMVTLISQELSEFALHARAILGLPIPQINLISPAASKAIVVEGYSQNVQFAGLENVLVEPNTDLRLFAKGEVQGHRRMGVLLARDENVEKALQKVQRAYDKLEIIL
- a CDS encoding DUF5389 domain-containing protein; the protein is MNKQKMPTGFSPFTWALAIFCLPILLWPLALLISPNLLKNPSLSDLQITLMSIFFWVYPLILGISARILYLIHQRNAPKAKGLLLLSAVIFYAILSYICVVGFST
- a CDS encoding rhomboid family intramembrane serine protease, yielding MQRLFGSEISNFAFYFRDYIAQKYQVPLEVKEEQTEYGIMLAVYVAEDCPQLSQIAQERDEFLRHPFAEKYQQASWETGKLEQDNENKVRWKLPSFSQWKQQKFTVFLTALCLCVYLFQLLGFNQPILLATHYPDSYAEQAELWRYFTHSLVHLSLWHITFNLVWWWIFAGQIEQKFGTTTLVLLYLLSAFISGFAQNIASGPAFFGLSGVVYAVLGYVLVLDKFSRQSLFHLPQGFFTMLLVGIAFGFVSPLIGISMGNSAHISGFLTGIILAGLKILLSYPKSRIKK
- a CDS encoding DeoR/GlpR family transcriptional regulator — its product is MKQSLRHKKIISLVKQNGYLSTEDLVNLLGVSPQTIRRDLNELAENNLISRHHGGAASPSTSENSDYVERKHFFSAEKRRIAAEVAKIIPNGASLFMDIGTTPEAVANALLNHKNLRIVTNNLNAAYILMQNKSFNITMAGGSLRQDGGIIGEATVAFIKQFRLDFGILGISAIDADGTLLDYDYHEVQVKRAIIESSRNTILATDHSKFNRRAMVCLGSLSELSHLFTDTPPSDTISQLLEASNTVVHICE
- the glpC gene encoding anaerobic glycerol-3-phosphate dehydrogenase subunit GlpC, with protein sequence MNIQQLIENAKQNAALPPSHQYVDNSFESCIKCTACTAVCPVSKQNPLYPGPKQAGPDGERFRLKSAAFYDEALKYCTNCKRCEVACPSDVKIGDLIVRARNNHLQAQKKSLIHKLRDAVLSNTDIMGKLNTPFAPVVNTITGLKATKFLLEKTLKVSKHRSLPKYSFGSFRQWYKNNALERQRYYKDKVAYYHGCYVNYNNPQLGKDLIKVFNALDIGVMLLEKEKCCGLPLSVNGFPKRAKELAKFNLAQLENTIINQELDVVGTSSSCTMNLRDEYHHILAMDNAKVRPHINIVTKYLYQRLQRQKSPQFKSMPLKVAYHTACHVDKAGWAPYTLALLKLIPDLEVVMLPSQCCGIAGTYGFKAENYEVSQAIGKSLFEHIEEGQFDFVISECETCKWQIDMSTRLTCLHPVTLLAKALA